A genomic segment from Leptolyngbya boryana PCC 6306 encodes:
- a CDS encoding cation:proton antiporter produces the protein MDATLATTLQIVITVMAGIGAQVVAEWVQIPAIVFLLLFGVILGSSVLNWLHPDQLGTGLEVLIALLVAVILFEGGFNLQLRELGRVSGSLRNLVTIGTLITILGGGLAAHWLSEFPWSIAFLYAALVVVTGPVVINSLLRHVKVDRQVATILEGEGVLIDPIGAILAVVVLNVVLNGQSNPFNIAGDLILRLGIGGGIGAIGAWLMGVLLRRATFLSEDLKTLVVLAGLWGLFGLAQTIRSEAGLMATVVAGIVLRAFALPEERLLKRFKGQLTTLAVSVLFILLSADLSIAGILALGWGGLFTVFALMFVVRPISVFACTWKSDLNWRQKIFLSWIAPRGIIAASVASIFAILLTQRGINGGDSIKALVFLTIILTVVLQSVSAQMLANLLKITAEDTTGAVIVGCSPLSLLIARLFRDRGESIALIDTDPDSYPTDANLTVFIRSALDTDVLEEAGLASVGTFLAMTNNSEVNLVLAQRAIEEFAPPRVLSVFPADATASIKIQGAFTAQFNLKTWNQFLADNAVKLGETEFGENFEAQQAYLRSLIDSETVLPVLLERDNSLQVCPAEMTWQVGDRLIYLLHDPKPKLLKVLGGSNQTKLTLEKLSEIEEIPVLEASVDESSV, from the coding sequence ATGGATGCCACGCTCGCAACAACCTTACAAATTGTCATCACAGTGATGGCAGGAATTGGAGCGCAGGTCGTTGCGGAATGGGTGCAGATTCCGGCGATCGTCTTTTTGCTCTTGTTTGGGGTGATTTTAGGATCGAGCGTGCTGAATTGGTTGCATCCGGATCAGTTGGGGACTGGGCTAGAAGTTCTGATTGCGCTTTTGGTGGCAGTGATCTTGTTTGAAGGCGGATTTAATCTGCAATTGAGAGAACTGGGTCGAGTGTCCGGCAGTTTGCGGAATTTGGTGACGATCGGGACGCTGATCACAATATTGGGCGGAGGATTAGCCGCGCATTGGTTGAGTGAATTTCCTTGGTCGATCGCGTTTCTATATGCTGCGTTAGTCGTGGTCACAGGCCCCGTTGTGATTAACTCGCTGCTGCGGCATGTAAAAGTCGATCGACAAGTTGCGACGATTTTAGAAGGGGAAGGGGTGCTGATTGACCCCATCGGTGCAATTTTGGCAGTGGTTGTGTTGAATGTGGTTTTGAATGGTCAGTCGAATCCGTTCAACATTGCCGGAGATTTGATCCTCCGCTTAGGCATTGGGGGTGGAATTGGAGCCATTGGAGCTTGGCTCATGGGCGTTTTGCTCCGGCGGGCGACGTTTCTCTCTGAAGACTTGAAAACCTTAGTGGTTCTGGCTGGATTGTGGGGCTTGTTTGGGCTAGCACAGACGATTCGCAGTGAAGCAGGATTGATGGCAACGGTGGTTGCGGGCATCGTGCTGAGAGCGTTTGCGCTGCCAGAGGAACGATTGTTGAAACGGTTTAAAGGACAGCTAACGACTTTAGCGGTTTCGGTACTGTTTATTTTATTGTCGGCAGATTTGTCGATCGCTGGAATTCTGGCTCTGGGTTGGGGTGGATTATTCACAGTGTTCGCTTTAATGTTCGTAGTTCGTCCGATTAGTGTTTTCGCTTGTACTTGGAAAAGTGATCTCAATTGGCGACAAAAAATCTTTCTCAGTTGGATTGCTCCCCGGGGAATTATTGCGGCTTCTGTTGCGTCGATTTTTGCGATTCTTCTGACGCAACGAGGTATTAACGGGGGTGATTCGATTAAGGCACTCGTCTTTTTGACGATTATATTAACAGTCGTATTGCAATCCGTGAGTGCTCAGATGCTTGCGAATCTGTTGAAGATTACCGCAGAAGATACGACTGGCGCGGTGATTGTGGGATGTAGTCCTTTGAGTTTGTTGATTGCAAGATTGTTTCGCGATCGCGGAGAATCGATCGCGCTGATCGACACTGATCCAGACTCTTATCCTACCGATGCGAATTTGACAGTTTTTATTCGCAGTGCTTTAGATACGGATGTTTTAGAAGAAGCGGGCTTAGCTTCAGTGGGAACTTTTCTGGCAATGACAAATAATAGTGAGGTGAATCTGGTCTTAGCTCAAAGAGCGATCGAGGAATTTGCACCGCCGCGTGTGTTGTCGGTATTTCCGGCGGATGCGACGGCTTCGATCAAGATTCAGGGAGCATTTACGGCACAGTTTAATTTGAAAACTTGGAATCAGTTTCTCGCGGATAATGCCGTGAAGTTAGGAGAGACGGAGTTTGGCGAGAATTTTGAAGCACAACAGGCATATCTGCGATCGCTGATCGACTCTGAAACGGTGCTGCCAGTTTTACTCGAACGGGACAATAGTTTACAAGTTTGTCCTGCCGAGATGACTTGGCAAGTGGGCGATCGATTAATTTATCTCTTGCATGATCCCAAACCGAAGTTACTCAAAGTTCTCGGTGGTTCAAATCAAACGAAATTGACGTTAGAAAAACTATCAGAGATCGAGGAGATTCCGGTGCTTGAAGCCAGCGTTGACGAATCTTCGGTATGA
- a CDS encoding glutamate-5-semialdehyde dehydrogenase: MTASTGISLTTLAQQTQAAARQLAVQPTERRNDAIAKIADALESHAAEILAANAADCEAAKSDGIASALYARLKLDEAKLKAAIVGVRDVGKLADPIGAVQIHRELDEGLILKRISCPLGVLGVIFEARPDAVMQISSLAIKSGNGVILKGGKEAIRSCEALVKAIQEGLSQAGIDPSVVQLLTTREETLELLKLDQYVDLIIPRGSNSFVKFVQDNTRIPVLGHADGICHLYVDRAADIPKAIQIAVDSKTQYPAACNAIETLLVDQAIASEFLLEAAPAFQAKNVELRGDERTRDILNIAAATEADWSTEYSDLILAIKIVDSTEDAIAHINTYGSKHTEAIATEDAKTAQYFLDRVDAAGVYHNCSTRFADGFRYGFGAEVGISTQKMPPRGPVGLEGLVTYKYQLVGNGQIAATYSGANAKPFTHRDL; encoded by the coding sequence ATGACTGCCTCGACTGGAATTTCGCTTACAACTTTGGCGCAGCAAACTCAAGCCGCAGCCCGTCAGCTTGCGGTGCAACCGACCGAACGGCGCAATGATGCGATCGCCAAAATTGCTGATGCGTTAGAAAGTCATGCTGCTGAAATTCTCGCAGCGAATGCAGCAGATTGCGAAGCGGCAAAATCAGATGGAATTGCATCAGCTTTGTATGCCCGATTGAAGTTAGACGAAGCGAAACTGAAAGCTGCGATCGTAGGCGTTCGAGATGTCGGAAAGCTTGCCGATCCGATTGGAGCGGTTCAGATTCATCGCGAATTAGATGAAGGCTTGATTCTGAAGCGAATTAGTTGCCCCTTGGGTGTTTTAGGCGTGATTTTTGAAGCCCGACCCGATGCGGTGATGCAGATTTCTAGCCTTGCGATTAAGTCGGGCAATGGTGTGATTCTTAAAGGTGGGAAAGAGGCAATTCGATCGTGTGAAGCATTAGTCAAAGCAATTCAAGAAGGACTATCACAAGCAGGAATCGATCCATCTGTGGTACAACTTTTGACTACACGAGAAGAAACGCTGGAGCTATTAAAGCTTGATCAGTATGTGGATTTGATCATTCCTCGCGGCTCGAATTCGTTTGTGAAGTTTGTTCAAGACAATACGCGAATTCCAGTGCTCGGTCATGCTGATGGAATTTGCCATTTGTACGTCGATCGAGCAGCGGATATTCCCAAAGCGATTCAAATTGCAGTTGATTCTAAAACGCAATATCCGGCAGCTTGTAATGCGATCGAGACGTTACTGGTGGATCAAGCGATTGCTTCAGAATTTCTCCTTGAAGCGGCTCCGGCATTTCAAGCTAAGAATGTTGAACTGCGGGGAGATGAACGCACGCGCGACATTCTCAACATTGCAGCAGCAACCGAAGCAGATTGGTCAACCGAGTACAGTGATTTGATTCTGGCGATCAAAATTGTGGATTCGACAGAAGATGCGATCGCTCATATCAACACTTACGGCTCGAAACATACCGAAGCGATCGCAACCGAAGATGCAAAAACGGCGCAGTATTTTCTCGATCGGGTCGATGCAGCAGGTGTATATCACAACTGTTCGACTCGATTTGCCGATGGGTTCCGCTATGGATTTGGTGCAGAGGTTGGGATTAGTACCCAGAAGATGCCGCCGCGAGGTCCAGTTGGGTTAGAAGGGCTAGTGACTTACAAGTATCAGCTAGTTGGAAATGGTCAAATCGCAGCAACTTACTCAGGCGCAAACGCGAAACCCTTTACACATCGAGACTTGTAG